The window GGCCTGCCCGTCCTCCGCAGCAGCTGCGCTGCAGCTGCGGAGGGTGGTGTCCAGCCGATAGATGGGTAACACTTTGAACCGGATACATGGGTTACAGTTTTCTCCCTGAGTTGCTGTCCGCCGCAGTGCCGTCTGGTCGGGGTTGAACGGCACTGCGGCGGACCAGTTTCTTGTGTCGGCCGTCAATGAAGCCGAGCGGATGGGCATAGAAGTGGAGTGCCCATTCCCCATTCTCGGTCTCGGTTGCGGCAATCGCTTCACCGGCCAGCGCTTTTGAGACGTAGATGAAGTCGCCGTTCCACTTGATCTCGCCGTTTTGGCGCACGCTGCGCACCGCAGCTTCGGCCGGATAGTCCGGCTCTGGTGTCGTCTTCGGCATGGCGCGGGTCGAGGGGCGGTAATGCTGTGCCGGCGTGTCCATACCCAGCGCCTCGTGCGGGCGCTCCTCGTTATACTCGCGCCGGAAAGCCTCGAAAGCCCGAGCCTGGGCGGCCCTGTCGGCCTCCGGCGCCTTGGCCAGCGGCAGCATGGTCAGGTGGAAGCGCTCATGGCATCCGTTCTGCTGCGGTTTGCCCGGCTGAATGCGCTCCAGCACGATACCGAGCTTGATGAAGCGCACCGCAAGCGGCGTCAGCCCGGTGACGCCGGCTGACGCGAACGGCGCCCCATTGTCGCTTCTGAACCGATCCGGCAGGCCATGCTCCTCGAATGTCCGTTCAAACACCGGCCAGGCTTCACCCTCCGACGTCGAGCCGATCGCCGCCAGCGCCAACAGGTAGCGGCACGCCCCATCCATCACCGTCAGCGGCTCGCAGCGCCAGCCGTCGCCGGTCCGGAACCAGCCCTTGTGATCTCCCGTCCACAGCGCGTTCGCCGCCTCAGGCTCCGGCCATGGACCGTTGCCCGCCGCTCTCCAGCGCGCGCGCCGACGCGACGCCCGACAAGGCCATGCCGCTTCAGAATCTCGCCGGCTGTCGACACCGCCGGCCAGCTGCAGCTGGGCTCCGCCCGCTTCAGCCGGGCCATGATCTTCTTCGGCCCCCACAGCGGATGCGCTTCCTTCTGCGCCACGATCCGCTCCACCAGCTCCGCTGCCGTGGCACGGCCGTGCTCGAGCGGCGCCCGCGGCTGGTCGTGCAGGCCTTCCGGCCCGAACGCCCGGTAACGTCCAAGCCATTTGTAACCGGTCTTGCGCGAGATCTCGAAGGCAGCACAAAGCTGCGTCATCGTCTCCTCGCCAGATAGGCATTCCGCAACAAAACGAAGCCGCTCATCCATGAGCCCAGTCTCTCGCCAAACCATCGCCGGTCCTCCCGGCGGACAAGAAAACTGTCACCCATCTAATCGGTCCATTCTGTTACCTATCTATCCGGTTCGGACAGTGGACCGGCCATCTCCCCCTCAAGGGGGGAGATCCGGCGCCGCTGCCTTCGCCAATCTGCAAGGAAGAAGCTTTGCCCATAACCTCCCAGGTAATTGAATTGCTGCCCTCGCCACCTTAGTCATTCCCCCATGACCACATCCGAAACCTCCGCCGGCGGCCTCATCCGCGAATGGCGTACGCGTCGGCGCATGAGCCAGCTCGACCTCGCCATGGAGGCCGAGATTTCGCAGCGGCATCTCTCCTTCGTCGAGAGCGGCCGCGCCCAGCCGTCGCGCGAGATGGTGCTGCATCTGGCCGAACAGCTGTCGATTCCGCTCAGGCAGCGCAACCGGCTGCTGCTGGCGGCCGGCTTCGCGCCGAGCTTCAGCGAAAAGCCGCTGACCGACGCCACGCTGGCGCCCGCAATGGCGGCGGTGGAGACTGTGCTGCGAGGACACGAGCCCTTCCCTGCGCTGGCGGTCGATCGGCACTGGAACCTCGTTTCCGCCAATGCGGCGATCGGCCCGTTCTTGGCCGACGTGTCGGAGCCGTCGCTGCTCGAGCCGCCGGTCAATGTGCTCAGGCTCAGCCTGCATCCGGGCGGCGTGGCGCCGCGCATCGTCAACCTGGCGGAATGGCGCGCACATCTGCTGGAGCGGCTGAAGCACCAGAACGATGCGACCGGCGACCCGGTGCTGATCGAACTGGAACGCGAG is drawn from Mesorhizobium sp. B1-1-8 and contains these coding sequences:
- a CDS encoding helix-turn-helix domain-containing protein codes for the protein MTTSETSAGGLIREWRTRRRMSQLDLAMEAEISQRHLSFVESGRAQPSREMVLHLAEQLSIPLRQRNRLLLAAGFAPSFSEKPLTDATLAPAMAAVETVLRGHEPFPALAVDRHWNLVSANAAIGPFLADVSEPSLLEPPVNVLRLSLHPGGVAPRIVNLAEWRAHLLERLKHQNDATGDPVLIELERELRGYPSGMKSGLPAPVEPNGIVHPLRLASGDQVLSFISTITTFGTPLDVTLSELAIESFFPADEQTRTVLVRLAKQRAG